From the Perognathus longimembris pacificus isolate PPM17 chromosome 9, ASM2315922v1, whole genome shotgun sequence genome, one window contains:
- the Gje1 gene encoding putative gap junction epsilon-1 protein has protein sequence MSLNYIKNFYEGCVKPPTVIGQFHTLFFGSVRMFFLGVLGFAVYGNEALHFSCDPDKREINLFCYNQFRPITPQVFWALQLVIVLVPGAIFHLYAACKSINQECILQKPIYTVTYILSVLLRISLEVIAFWLQIHLFGFQVKPLYLCDAQSLGKKMTMIKCMVPEHFEKTIFLIAMYTFTVITMVLCVAEIFEIIFRRLCFLFRQ, from the exons ATGTCTCTAAATTACATCAAAAACTTCTATGAAGGATGT GTTAAACCACCAACTGTGATTGGTCAATTCCACACCCTTTTCTTCGGATCTGTTCGAATGTTCTTCCTTGGAGTGCTAGGTTTTGCGGTTTATGGGAATGAGGCTTTGCACTTCAGCTGTGACCCGGACAAGAGAGAAATCAATCTCTTCTGTTACAATCAGTTCCGGCCAATCACTCCACAA GTATTCTGGGCTTTACAACTGGTGATTGTCCTGGTTCCTGGGGCTATTTTTCATCTTTATGCAGCATGTAAAAGCATCAACCAAGAATGCATTCTTCAAAAGCCCATCTACACTGTGACTTATATCCTCTCTGTCTTATTAAGAATTAGTCTAGAGGTGATAGCATTTTGGCTTCAGATTCACCTTTTTGGTTTCCAGGTAAAACCTCTTTACTTGTGTGATGCTCAATCTCTTGGGAAGAAAATGACTATGATAAAGTGCATGGTTCCAGAACACTTTGAAAAGACCATTTTCCTCATTGCAATGTATACATTTACTGTGATTACAATGGTACTATGTGTGGCTGAGATTTTTGAGATCATATTTAGAAGACTATGTTTTTTGTTTAGGCAATAA